A genomic segment from Alistipes senegalensis JC50 encodes:
- a CDS encoding RagB/SusD family nutrient uptake outer membrane protein: MKRKIHLFVVAALFLSSLFTTTSCLDILEKPTSSEITIDTIFSKRLYAESYLYQAYHTLIPRGFPFTNGNPAATQFSTEFARSTLASITDEGCNVRGASWGWYVNTSGFDPTSSAKNQEDGFGFRWKGIRAAYIFIENLDKVPESEIDNAEKAQMKAEAKTLIALAYQEMLVRYGGVPIVRESFSTGVAPSEMAISRSSVEDVIDFILSLCDEAKEILPDAYSSDKQGRITKGVALAIKSRVLLFAASPFFNSSAADMVLSYDHPEYVCLGEYRKDRWLEAAKAANDVLVWASTKGGVSLIMPEDIEGGETDAKHNAYGYATSVKDNKEIILANKGYNSSNNGFADGIYWKFTSRGLSVMQSIIYNFRKADGSDQTWPATLEERHPFSEYTAKVNEMEPRFTQCCWPVGQAAPNFSATGNYAKWPFNSIDDNMGTSDMYGACPMVKFHYNYSSSTKMQDWIVFRLAEFYLNYAEAVNEYYGPDGRVEGARYTAVEALNVIRNRGGLRDLNEEESKDDLSFRAQVRRERAVELFAEGQRFFDCRRWKIADEKFGQQLHTLRYVQNASKTGYDSYYLALHDKRAWSKAMYLHPFPQKEVDKGYLQQNPGY, encoded by the coding sequence ATGAAAAGAAAAATCCACCTATTCGTTGTGGCGGCACTGTTTCTATCGAGTTTGTTCACGACGACATCGTGCCTCGACATCCTGGAAAAACCGACCAGTTCCGAAATCACGATTGATACGATCTTTTCCAAAAGACTTTATGCGGAAAGTTACCTGTATCAGGCCTACCATACCCTGATTCCCCGCGGATTCCCGTTTACCAACGGAAATCCCGCCGCCACCCAATTCAGCACGGAGTTCGCCCGTTCGACCCTGGCCAGCATCACCGACGAGGGCTGCAACGTCCGCGGAGCCAGCTGGGGCTGGTATGTCAACACGTCCGGCTTCGACCCGACGAGCAGTGCCAAAAACCAGGAAGACGGATTCGGATTCCGCTGGAAAGGAATCCGCGCCGCCTATATATTCATTGAAAACCTCGACAAGGTTCCTGAATCCGAAATCGACAATGCCGAAAAAGCGCAGATGAAGGCCGAGGCCAAAACTCTGATCGCACTGGCCTATCAGGAGATGCTCGTGCGTTACGGAGGCGTGCCGATTGTCCGCGAATCGTTCAGCACCGGCGTAGCTCCCAGTGAAATGGCCATTTCCCGGAGCAGCGTGGAAGATGTGATCGACTTTATCCTGTCTCTCTGCGACGAAGCCAAGGAGATCCTTCCCGATGCTTACTCCTCCGACAAACAGGGCCGGATCACCAAGGGAGTCGCCCTGGCTATCAAATCGAGGGTGCTGCTCTTCGCAGCGAGCCCGTTCTTCAACAGCAGCGCGGCGGACATGGTGCTCTCTTACGACCATCCCGAATACGTATGTCTCGGCGAATACCGGAAAGACCGCTGGCTGGAAGCCGCCAAAGCCGCCAACGACGTACTGGTATGGGCGTCCACGAAAGGCGGAGTATCGCTCATCATGCCCGAGGATATCGAAGGCGGGGAGACCGACGCCAAGCACAACGCCTACGGCTACGCCACGTCCGTGAAAGACAACAAAGAGATCATCCTGGCCAACAAAGGTTACAACAGCAGCAACAACGGTTTTGCGGACGGCATCTACTGGAAATTCACCAGCCGCGGCCTTTCCGTCATGCAGAGCATCATCTACAACTTCCGCAAGGCGGACGGCTCCGATCAGACATGGCCCGCCACGCTTGAAGAACGTCATCCGTTCTCCGAATACACGGCGAAAGTCAATGAGATGGAGCCCCGCTTCACGCAGTGCTGCTGGCCGGTCGGACAAGCCGCACCCAACTTCTCGGCAACCGGAAACTACGCCAAATGGCCGTTCAATTCGATCGACGACAACATGGGAACCTCCGATATGTACGGAGCCTGCCCGATGGTCAAATTCCACTACAATTACAGCAGTTCCACAAAGATGCAGGATTGGATCGTGTTCCGCCTGGCCGAATTCTACCTCAACTATGCCGAAGCCGTGAACGAATACTACGGACCGGACGGCAGGGTGGAAGGTGCCCGGTACACGGCGGTCGAGGCCCTGAATGTGATTCGCAACCGCGGCGGTCTGCGCGATTTGAACGAAGAGGAAAGCAAGGACGACCTCTCTTTCCGGGCCCAGGTACGCCGGGAACGGGCCGTGGAGCTCTTCGCCGAAGGGCAGCGTTTCTTCGACTGCCGCCGATGGAAAATCGCGGACGAAAAGTTCGGACAGCAGCTCCACACCCTGCGCTACGTACAAAACGCCTCTAAAACCGGCTACGACTCTTACTACCTGGCACTGCACGACAAACGGGCATGGTCGAAAGCCATGTATCTGCATCCCTTCCCCCAGAAAGAGGTAGACAAGGGGTATCTGCAACAGAATCCCGGTTATTAA
- a CDS encoding DUF1735 domain-containing protein encodes MKRILIFLCTIASTAGYISCSDSAIGDEYGSTLIYMPQATHNLGTDNNLTLKLSKEAVTATPSKRTQTTLGIYRAGTAPKESATVDLLIDKDSLTSAQQYAQSGNAGSKYDIYKTGVLLDKKYYDKLPETLTIPNGSREATTQLVLHNAEIFADYPVGQILLLPVRIANPTRYTLNHSLSLTMVVITLAD; translated from the coding sequence ATGAAAAGAATTCTGATATTTCTCTGTACCATCGCATCGACTGCCGGCTATATTTCATGTTCCGATTCGGCAATCGGGGATGAATACGGTTCCACGCTGATCTACATGCCCCAGGCCACTCACAATCTCGGAACAGACAACAATCTCACGCTGAAATTGAGCAAGGAAGCGGTTACAGCCACCCCGAGCAAACGCACGCAGACGACGCTCGGCATCTACCGGGCCGGTACGGCGCCCAAGGAATCGGCGACCGTCGATCTGCTGATCGACAAGGACTCCCTCACCTCGGCCCAACAATACGCCCAGAGCGGAAATGCCGGAAGCAAATACGACATTTACAAGACGGGCGTACTGCTCGACAAGAAATACTACGACAAACTGCCGGAAACGCTGACCATTCCGAATGGCAGCCGCGAAGCGACGACACAACTTGTCCTGCACAATGCGGAAATATTCGCGGACTACCCTGTCGGCCAAATCCTGCTGCTGCCCGTTCGGATCGCAAATCCGACACGTTACACCCTGAACCATTCGCTGTCGCTAACCATGGTCGTCATCACACTGGCCGATTAA
- a CDS encoding SusC/RagA family TonB-linked outer membrane protein encodes MNKHKNNLRTTICGALTGLMLLAGGQVYAQRTAQGHVVDESGFPIAGAIVTAGSKTATTDNKGRFRIEDATSLRIEMPGYMPQILDRLSDKMTVTLKEDDLQRSLSTPAGIRSRFGMASAVSTIQGDELNDEFVSNAGRILSGKLPGLTVEQTSGEPGNDSPVFYIRGLGSWNTSKPLIYVDGFEAPMDRLSPTEIESISVLKDAGALAQFGIKGANGVIWITTKRGSIGKPKVKVSLNQGWQEAVSLPKFIDSYTYASLYNEAVSNDLGRWNPYYTEAQLNAYKNGNDGTIEHYDQLYPNVNWHDEVLRSFAPATNADVSFSGGSKTVRYFLALGYQNIDGLYKNTDKDRDVNSNLNFQKFNYRANIDARLGKIFDVAASVGGDISDRYTPNYSTETLWTNMVKYPANAFPARTPGGYGGTVIYPDNPIGSVLETGFRHFHYRNVQATVTIGEDLSFITKGLRLTETISLYNHQGQYYYKTKDYQRFAPYISDGALQYSTIGTQDTDFTISNTGNNRNAAQSRLNTEIALTYEREFGKHRVSGSFGYHGDKYTIEGTQVPTYTRGFSGHFNYSYDSRYFAEIGYAVNGMSPYSPKDNIGWFPSLSLAWVASNEKFLKENDWIDYLKVRGSVGLIGMADLETASNYFMYQQYYKSKDIGPCFGWEGTAAMNALYEYYIANPDASWEKLLRTNIGIDGRFFSERLNVSIDVFYDRRYDILTKANVPEYFGILSDTNINQGKTSNRGVEISLDWSDRIGEFSYYVNPIFSFARNKIINMNEAPTAYAYQRRTGHPIGTFNVLQADGLFQSWDEINAPGAPQSLYADVQPGDIRYMDLNKDGYIDDNDIAYQAGHYTAVPEITYGITLGAAYKGFDLKISGYGAAHRTIGVMNTRNNAFQNGTGNVTEWALERWAYYPEQGIDTRKSATYPRLSAGSNTHNWQNSTFWLRNGNFFRLSDITLGYTLPRHLLSRVGIDKIRLYFTGTNLCAADHLKAGDAEVQTGYPLMRTFKIGLNLNF; translated from the coding sequence ATGAATAAACATAAAAACAACCTCAGAACCACGATATGCGGCGCCTTAACGGGCCTGATGCTGCTGGCAGGCGGCCAGGTCTATGCACAACGCACCGCACAGGGACATGTCGTGGACGAATCGGGTTTCCCGATCGCAGGCGCCATCGTCACAGCCGGCAGCAAAACGGCGACAACGGACAACAAAGGACGGTTCCGCATCGAGGACGCCACCTCCCTGCGGATCGAAATGCCGGGGTACATGCCCCAGATCCTCGATCGCCTTTCGGACAAGATGACCGTCACGCTGAAAGAGGACGATCTTCAACGCAGCCTTTCGACCCCTGCCGGCATCCGCAGCCGGTTTGGGATGGCATCCGCCGTTTCGACCATACAGGGCGACGAGCTGAACGACGAATTCGTATCGAATGCGGGCCGGATACTCTCCGGCAAGCTCCCCGGACTGACCGTAGAACAAACCTCCGGCGAACCGGGCAACGATTCCCCCGTATTCTATATCCGCGGCCTCGGTTCGTGGAACACCAGCAAGCCGCTGATCTACGTCGATGGGTTCGAAGCCCCGATGGACCGTCTTTCCCCCACGGAAATCGAGTCCATATCCGTACTCAAAGACGCCGGAGCGCTGGCCCAGTTCGGAATAAAGGGAGCCAACGGCGTGATCTGGATTACGACCAAACGCGGTTCGATCGGGAAACCCAAGGTGAAAGTAAGTCTCAACCAGGGATGGCAGGAAGCGGTATCGCTGCCCAAGTTCATCGACTCGTACACCTATGCCTCCCTTTACAACGAAGCGGTCAGCAACGATCTCGGCAGATGGAACCCATACTACACCGAAGCACAGCTCAATGCCTATAAGAACGGGAACGACGGCACGATCGAACATTACGACCAACTCTATCCAAACGTAAACTGGCACGACGAGGTGCTTCGCTCCTTCGCCCCGGCAACCAACGCCGATGTCAGTTTCTCCGGGGGGAGCAAAACGGTGCGTTATTTTCTGGCCCTGGGTTACCAGAACATCGACGGTCTGTACAAAAACACCGACAAGGACCGCGATGTGAACTCCAATCTCAATTTCCAGAAATTCAACTACCGGGCGAACATCGACGCCCGGCTGGGAAAGATTTTCGACGTTGCAGCATCGGTGGGCGGCGACATTTCCGACCGCTACACCCCCAACTATTCGACCGAAACCCTCTGGACCAACATGGTGAAATACCCCGCCAATGCCTTTCCGGCCCGGACTCCCGGCGGATACGGCGGCACGGTCATCTATCCCGACAACCCGATCGGATCGGTGCTGGAAACGGGATTCCGGCATTTCCACTACCGGAATGTGCAGGCTACCGTCACCATCGGGGAAGATCTGAGTTTCATCACCAAAGGCCTGCGGCTGACGGAGACAATCTCGCTCTACAATCACCAAGGCCAGTATTACTACAAGACGAAAGACTATCAGCGTTTTGCACCCTACATCTCCGATGGCGCGCTCCAATATTCCACCATAGGCACGCAGGACACCGATTTCACCATCTCCAACACCGGCAACAACCGCAATGCGGCCCAAAGCCGGCTCAACACGGAAATCGCGCTGACCTATGAACGGGAGTTCGGCAAGCACCGTGTATCGGGCTCATTCGGTTATCACGGCGACAAATACACCATAGAGGGGACCCAGGTGCCGACCTACACCCGCGGATTCTCCGGCCACTTCAATTACAGCTACGATTCGCGGTATTTCGCAGAGATCGGATATGCCGTCAACGGCATGTCGCCCTACTCCCCGAAAGACAACATCGGATGGTTCCCCTCCCTTTCGCTGGCATGGGTGGCCTCCAACGAAAAATTCCTGAAAGAAAACGACTGGATCGACTATCTGAAAGTGAGAGGCTCGGTAGGACTGATCGGAATGGCCGACCTGGAGACAGCATCCAACTACTTCATGTACCAGCAGTACTACAAGAGCAAGGATATCGGCCCCTGCTTCGGCTGGGAAGGAACCGCCGCGATGAACGCACTCTACGAATACTACATCGCCAATCCCGACGCTTCCTGGGAAAAGCTCCTGCGTACGAACATCGGAATCGACGGACGCTTCTTCTCCGAGCGGCTGAATGTTTCGATCGACGTATTCTACGACCGGCGTTACGACATCCTCACGAAAGCCAATGTCCCGGAGTATTTCGGCATCCTCTCGGATACGAACATCAATCAGGGCAAAACTTCCAACCGCGGTGTCGAAATCAGTCTCGATTGGAGCGACCGGATCGGTGAATTCTCGTATTACGTCAATCCTATTTTCTCGTTCGCCCGCAACAAGATCATCAACATGAACGAAGCCCCGACCGCTTACGCATACCAGCGCCGGACAGGCCATCCTATCGGAACGTTCAACGTGCTGCAAGCCGACGGGCTGTTCCAGTCATGGGACGAAATCAACGCTCCCGGAGCGCCCCAATCGCTCTATGCCGACGTACAGCCGGGCGACATCCGTTATATGGACCTGAACAAGGACGGCTATATCGACGACAACGACATCGCCTACCAGGCAGGACATTACACGGCCGTTCCCGAGATCACCTACGGCATCACCCTCGGTGCGGCTTACAAGGGTTTCGACCTCAAAATCTCCGGCTACGGAGCCGCCCATCGCACCATAGGCGTGATGAATACCCGGAACAACGCCTTCCAGAACGGTACCGGCAACGTCACCGAATGGGCGCTCGAACGCTGGGCCTACTATCCCGAACAGGGAATCGACACCCGTAAGAGCGCCACCTATCCGCGTCTTTCCGCCGGTTCCAACACCCACAACTGGCAGAATTCGACCTTCTGGCTGCGCAACGGCAATTTCTTCCGCCTGAGCGACATCACGCTGGGCTACACCCTTCCCAGACATTTGCTCAGCAGGGTCGGGATCGACAAGATACGCCTCTATTTCACGGGCACCAACCTCTGCGCAGCAGACCATCTCAAAGCCGGAGACGCCGAAGTCCAAACGGGTTATCCGCTGATGAGAACATTCAAAATCGGGTTGAATCTTAACTTCTGA
- a CDS encoding RagB/SusD family nutrient uptake outer membrane protein, producing MKLTISIKTIRMALAGLAVLSMSACEGLLPDNKVDLDLTDKNASQAYTNLKSQGMMLYDYLPTGYNRIDGAMLAAATDEADHAPIGSDIEKFQLGTWNAVTNPDNNWSDCYRAIRLSALFLQNSENYETIILRDTSTASKLNTYKTQCADLKALRAEARILNAYMYFELLKRFGGVPLIDKLYSLESHPDMERSTYDQVVTHIVGEIDDVLDNDELEDDWYAYDQKQYGRFTQGAALALKSRILLYRASPQNNPSGDTERWKEAAQAAHDLIELSKYTLEGNYGNLFSGTTSHQSKEVILAYMTGANNTPETDNYPISTNGGKTGTCPSANLVDAYENADGTPFDWNSLTPGDDPYAGRDPRLQYSIVVNDSQWNGRTMQCYDGGADGSGVTQATTTGYYLKKFLTDGLDLEKNQTSVHSWILFRYAEILLNYAEAMNEAYGPDTDPFGDGKTARWAVNEVRGRVGMPPVTASDETEMRNRIKHERRIELAFEDHRFWDVRRWGKADAESALGVPVKGVSITKTETGFTYATKIVGTRTFQEKMMLYPIPQSEILRSAGKIEQNPGW from the coding sequence ATGAAACTGACCATATCCATCAAAACGATACGCATGGCTCTTGCCGGACTGGCCGTGCTCTCCATGTCCGCCTGCGAAGGCTTGTTACCCGACAACAAGGTAGACCTCGATCTGACCGACAAAAACGCCTCGCAAGCATATACCAATCTCAAAAGCCAGGGGATGATGCTCTACGATTACCTCCCCACGGGTTACAACCGGATCGACGGAGCCATGCTCGCCGCAGCGACAGACGAGGCGGACCACGCCCCGATCGGGTCCGACATCGAGAAATTCCAGCTCGGCACGTGGAACGCCGTCACCAATCCGGACAATAATTGGAGCGACTGCTACCGGGCCATCCGGCTTTCCGCCCTGTTCCTCCAAAACAGCGAGAACTACGAAACGATCATCCTGCGCGATACCTCCACGGCCTCGAAGCTCAACACCTACAAAACCCAATGCGCCGACCTGAAAGCGCTGCGGGCAGAGGCGCGCATACTCAACGCCTACATGTATTTCGAACTGCTGAAACGATTCGGCGGTGTGCCGCTCATCGACAAACTTTACAGTCTGGAATCGCATCCGGACATGGAGCGAAGCACCTACGATCAGGTAGTAACGCACATCGTCGGGGAGATCGACGACGTGCTGGACAACGACGAACTGGAAGACGACTGGTATGCCTACGACCAGAAACAGTACGGCCGCTTCACGCAGGGTGCCGCTCTTGCGCTGAAATCACGCATTCTGCTTTACCGGGCCAGCCCGCAGAACAATCCCTCGGGCGACACGGAGCGTTGGAAAGAGGCTGCGCAGGCCGCCCACGACCTGATCGAGCTCTCCAAATACACACTGGAAGGCAATTACGGCAATCTGTTTTCCGGTACGACCTCGCACCAGAGCAAAGAGGTGATCCTCGCCTACATGACCGGTGCGAACAACACGCCCGAAACGGACAATTATCCCATCTCCACGAACGGCGGCAAGACCGGAACCTGTCCTTCGGCCAATCTGGTGGACGCCTATGAAAATGCGGACGGAACCCCCTTCGACTGGAATTCGCTGACGCCGGGAGACGATCCCTACGCCGGACGTGACCCGAGACTGCAATACAGCATCGTCGTGAACGATTCGCAATGGAACGGACGCACCATGCAATGCTACGACGGGGGAGCGGACGGCAGCGGCGTGACGCAGGCGACGACCACCGGATATTATCTGAAAAAATTCCTGACCGACGGACTCGACCTCGAAAAAAACCAGACCTCCGTTCACTCCTGGATTTTGTTCCGCTACGCCGAGATTCTCCTGAACTATGCCGAAGCGATGAATGAAGCCTACGGACCCGACACCGATCCGTTCGGAGACGGCAAAACAGCCCGCTGGGCCGTGAACGAGGTGAGGGGCCGCGTCGGGATGCCGCCCGTAACGGCATCGGACGAGACGGAGATGCGCAACCGGATCAAACACGAACGCCGGATCGAACTGGCCTTCGAAGACCATCGGTTCTGGGACGTGCGGCGCTGGGGCAAGGCAGATGCCGAATCCGCCCTGGGAGTGCCCGTCAAGGGTGTAAGCATCACGAAAACCGAAACAGGGTTCACCTATGCAACCAAAATCGTCGGGACCCGCACGTTCCAGGAAAAAATGATGCTCTATCCGATTCCTCAAAGCGAGATTCTCCGGTCTGCCGGAAAAATCGAGCAGAATCCGGGCTGGTAA
- a CDS encoding FG-GAP repeat domain-containing protein: protein MKIPIRFLLTTLLGLWTGASVQAANPEVLECRLHVTGIGDFALHSISARILGTAFLDDPKHPDLFMLGDKYYKNECFRYSCVDRGKDGVPVFERKERIKLPDGALAKICIRQRGKQIYLFWCSDKELKYAEYDAKKAAFLEKGALPLPEMKWNPKNITVELPDDGSLRVSASCTIVSSTKAPGNWRAADYFPYDGTGVWRGRFGADGFFSFNYPKFPKGTASEPQFIAASEKEIFGSSNGIDVIRYPGQDGIITGSSYGGLYFLKRKADGTCEPKRHIVDETFNALRHPTIWPTPVVYPNEQGEYVDLLATGEGGAFYYRFTGKFASDGRPVYDDPVTLKEKNPALYAGSLVTPTLVDWDGDGKLDIVCGNSAGHILFFRNAGTNRNPSFRSGTYLKAGNEIIHIQPGYGEDIQGPGESRWGYVGANVFDWNNDGKPDILTNDSRGKHTVFMQGANGLKAGKSIYLNDLELHGMWRCRPGVGTMAGKYVYFTLDDQDEIHRYFREDDYNLTDGGKMKLTDGSSVKANWLEAGGKGRLRFEIVDWDGDGIKDLLLATNMHHMIPDTIRGIPWSRPKPLRGATLLFLRNAGTEADPVFEFPKQLKYKGELVRFGHHGCGASTGMIGKITDGLPNVVVGDERGSIYLLEREHLSW, encoded by the coding sequence ATGAAAATTCCGATCAGATTCCTGCTTACGACGCTCCTCGGCCTGTGGACCGGGGCCTCCGTTCAGGCGGCCAACCCCGAAGTGCTGGAATGCCGCCTGCATGTAACCGGCATCGGGGATTTCGCCCTGCACAGCATCTCGGCCCGGATACTCGGGACAGCCTTTCTGGACGATCCGAAACACCCCGATCTGTTCATGCTCGGCGACAAATATTACAAGAACGAATGTTTCCGGTACAGTTGCGTGGACCGGGGAAAAGACGGCGTTCCCGTCTTCGAACGGAAAGAGCGGATAAAGTTACCCGACGGCGCTCTCGCCAAAATATGTATCCGCCAGCGCGGAAAACAAATCTATCTCTTCTGGTGCTCCGACAAAGAGCTGAAATACGCGGAATACGATGCGAAAAAGGCTGCATTCCTTGAAAAAGGCGCTCTTCCCCTGCCGGAAATGAAATGGAACCCGAAAAACATCACGGTCGAATTGCCGGACGACGGTTCGCTGCGGGTCAGTGCTTCCTGCACCATCGTATCGTCAACGAAAGCTCCGGGAAACTGGCGCGCGGCCGACTATTTCCCATACGACGGAACAGGCGTATGGCGAGGCCGTTTCGGTGCGGACGGATTCTTTTCATTCAATTACCCGAAATTCCCGAAAGGCACGGCCTCCGAACCGCAGTTCATCGCCGCCTCCGAGAAAGAGATCTTCGGGTCCTCGAACGGCATCGACGTGATCCGCTACCCGGGACAGGACGGGATCATCACCGGCTCGTCCTACGGAGGACTCTATTTTCTGAAGCGAAAGGCCGACGGAACCTGTGAACCCAAACGTCATATCGTGGATGAAACGTTCAATGCGCTGCGCCATCCGACCATTTGGCCGACGCCCGTCGTCTACCCGAACGAACAGGGAGAGTACGTGGATTTGCTCGCAACGGGCGAGGGCGGAGCGTTCTATTACCGCTTCACGGGGAAATTCGCCTCCGACGGACGACCCGTATATGACGATCCCGTCACCCTGAAAGAGAAAAACCCCGCTTTGTATGCCGGTTCGCTCGTCACCCCGACGCTCGTCGATTGGGACGGCGACGGCAAACTGGACATCGTTTGCGGCAATTCGGCAGGACACATTCTCTTTTTCCGCAACGCGGGCACGAACCGGAATCCCTCTTTCCGCTCGGGAACTTATTTGAAAGCCGGCAATGAGATCATCCACATTCAACCGGGTTACGGCGAGGACATCCAGGGGCCCGGCGAATCCCGATGGGGATATGTCGGCGCCAATGTATTCGACTGGAACAACGACGGGAAGCCCGACATCCTGACCAACGACTCGCGCGGCAAACATACCGTATTCATGCAGGGCGCGAACGGCCTGAAAGCGGGGAAATCCATCTATCTGAACGATCTCGAACTCCACGGCATGTGGCGCTGCCGTCCGGGCGTCGGGACAATGGCCGGCAAATACGTCTATTTCACGCTCGACGATCAGGATGAAATCCACCGCTACTTCCGGGAGGACGACTACAATCTCACCGACGGCGGCAAGATGAAACTGACCGACGGTTCGTCCGTCAAGGCCAACTGGCTCGAAGCCGGCGGCAAAGGGCGCCTGCGGTTCGAAATCGTGGATTGGGATGGCGACGGCATCAAGGACCTGCTGCTGGCGACCAATATGCACCACATGATCCCGGACACGATACGCGGCATACCTTGGAGCCGTCCCAAACCGCTCCGGGGAGCCACACTGCTATTCCTGCGCAATGCAGGCACAGAAGCGGACCCGGTCTTCGAATTTCCGAAACAGCTGAAATACAAGGGCGAACTCGTCCGTTTCGGACACCACGGCTGCGGAGCGTCCACCGGCATGATCGGTAAAATCACGGACGGGCTGCCCAACGTGGTAGTCGGCGACGAACGCGGAAGCATCTACCTTCTGGAACGCGAGCATTTAAGCTGGTAA